TCTCCAGAGCGATCGCATACTAAAATAAAGCAGTCGGGATTATTCTGGAATCTAGTTAAGTTTTCCGCCACTTTTTCTCGTGGTTCGCCTAATTGATGGCTGGCGATTGTCTCTGCACCGAAGCTATGAGATAAACGCTCTACAATTTGTTTACCAGATTGGACAAAACTTGTAAATACCACAATTTTCGGCAGAACATCTCCAGGAATGGGTCTGCGAATTCTATGCTGTATTCTGGTGATTAATTCTGGCTTATTTCTGCGAACACTGGCGGAAATTTTGAAGTATGTGGCTAGCTGATTTAGTAGCACTGTATTCAAATTTTCTGTGCGTTCACCTTCATCTACAGGTTGACGCAGAATTTTTAAACAGGATTGCAAAATTTCTTCTTCCCCTGAAAATTTAGGGGTTGTAGTTAAGATGCGAAGCTCATTTTCTTTGAACTCTGGGATGAGTTGAGATGGGGTTTTACCTGTGAGACGGGCGTTAATTACCTGTTCTAATATTCCTAACCAAGTCCCAGAAGCGAGGAATAACAGGAGGAAAATTTGCTGATAGGGCTGTTCTTTCGGGGCGAAAGTACGCCATTTTTCTATGAGTTCGTGAAGATCAAGCGATCGCTCATCTAAATCATATTCTTCTTTTGGTGTCACATCCCGATCAAAGATGACATCTTCCACCGCAGCGCGACGGTTACGCAGCATTCGTCGATGTAGCCGATAGGTTTCACTAATGTGGCTACGAATGGCTGGGATAATTTGCTCTTTCTCAGTGGATTTGGCTTTTAGAGACTTTTCTAAATTGTCCGCCTGATTGATCAAATACTCATCCTCTGCAAACAGTTTTCGCAGTTCCTTGAGATGAGTTTTCAGAACAGTGTCATTTGCACCATCTTGAAAAGAGAGGAGAAATCTGCCAATTTCCTGACAATTTGCCACTCTGGCGCGAAAACCTGCCAAATCATGCAACTTATAGGTGACTGGATCGAGCAGGTGCAACATGGCGAGAAAATCCTGCTCGTGGTTGAGGACAGGAGTAGCAGATAATAAAAGTAAGCGATCGCTTTTATGAGCCAAATTTTTACAAGACTCAAAACGCTGACGCACTGCTGCATCCCTAGAAGTTGCCATAGCCGCAATATGGTGAGCTTCATCTAGAATTAAGCAGCCGATATTCGCTTTCTGGTTGATTCTGTGGACATCTTCCAGCGCCAGCACCACCACCCGTTTACCAAAATGGGAGATGTAAAATTTATTTTCTAACTCAGCCCGCCATTGTGGGAGTAAATATTGCGGAACCAATACCACCGCACCTTTTTTTGGTTCATCCAAGAGGAACTGACGGAGAATTGCACCCGCTTCGATGGTTTTTCCGAGTCCCACCTCATCTGCTAATAAATAGCGCTGAATTGGGTCTTCTAGTACCCGCCGGACAACTTCCACTTGGTGAGGATAAAGTTCAATGTTCGCCGAAATCAACCCTCTCATCCCGCGACTGATAGCGCGTTGTTTAATTAGAGATTTAACAAAAGTTAATCTTTTGTCATGAAAATAGGGTGTTTCGTGACCCTTCATAGCCAGAGTTTCAATCGGGTCTGTGATGGGTATATTACAACGGACATAAATTTCTTGTTCCGTGGCAATTGTCGTCTTTTTGTCGGGTAAATCAATTTGATACATTTCTGCATCTTCATCCCAGGTACAAATTCGACCAATTAACCAGGTATCCTGGGTGGGAGAGCTAATGTAGCATCGAGTTTGAGGCTGAAGTTTAACCTGAGAAAGAGAATCTAAAGGTAAAGTTTTTTGGAGGCGTTGCCCTCCTGAGCAGAAATACTCAACCATCACATCAGGTTGAGATATGTCAGTAACTTTTCCTATTCCCAAATAGTTGTTCTGGGACTGCACCAGTGAACCAAGCTCAATCATAGTTCCAGTTATCTGAAGATCCTAAGATAAATTACTACGCCAAGAGCAATAGCAGCTCTCCACACTAGCGTGATAACCCGGTTCTGGCAACTTGAAGAAAAGGCAGGGGAGTAAAAAGAGGCAGGGGGCAGGGTGCAAGGGGGAGTTTGAAAACGTAAAAGTCAGATTAACTATCAGGTTCTATCGCTATGATTAAGTCAGAACAAAATCATGGCGATACAAAATAATTTCCTAAAATTGATCTTGGGAAAGAGAAATAATGGTAACGACAGTTGTCGTAATTAACACTCTCATTTCACTGATATTATTCTACATAGCTTGGCGAGTGTGGAAACTAAAGCAGTGGATAGGGCGCATAGCTGATAAACTAAACGCCTATGAACGTCATACTCATGGGGTACTGTATAAAGCGCCTGAAAATATTAATCTGAGCCAGCAAAAGATTTATAGTCTGCGCCAAGGAAACGAAAACCTACAGGTACAAATCCAACAAGTACGTCAAATTATCAGCCTGTTATTGTTAGGAAAGCGATTCTGGGGACGCTCTTTCGGCTGGACAGGGTTGACATCAAAAAAAAAGACAGTCGCCAAATAAAAGCAACATTTTCGGCTGACATATTGTCACGATACATTAAATAGATAGAATCATTTGAATCTTGTCAGGGGCAAAATCACACCTAAAATGGGTGTAAGGAGAGAAATAATTAAGATGTCTAATAATCGTTCTGGAGTATTTGTTGGCGGTTTCATGCTGGGAGCTACTATTGGTGCTTTAACTGGTTTGCTCGTAGCCCCACGCACAGGGCGCGAAACGCGGAAAATTTTGCAAAAGTCCGCCAATGCTATCCCAGACTTGGCAGAAGATTTATCAACAAGTGTACAAATTCAGGCAGATCGACTTTCTGCCAGCGCCGTGAGAAATTGGGATGATACCTTAGAGAAACTACAAGAAGCGATCGCGGCTGGTGTAGATGCTAGTCAACGCGAAAGCCAAAACTTGAAGCAGCAACAAGCTCAAAACGACTCAGATTCTCTTTCCCAGCAATTGTAACGCTCATAGATGGCATAACCGTGATTGATCCCCTGTTTTGGTTGGGACTGTCTTTATTCTTAGTCGCCGCCAGTCTGACGGCTGTTTTCGTAGCGGCTATACCGGCTTTGCAGGAGTTAGCACGTGCTGCGCGCAGTGCAGAAAAGCTGTTTGACACTCTCTCACGGGAGTTACCACCTACTTTAATTTCCATCCGCAAAACAGGGATGGAAATCACAGATTTAACCGATGATGTCAGTGAAGGTGTACAAAGCGCAGGTAAAGTCGTTAAGCAAGTTGACCAAAGTCTAGATAGTGCGAGAAAACAAGCTAAAAATGTGCAAATAACTACTCGCAGCCTGGTTGTAGGTGTGAAAACTGCTTGGAAGTCCTTTACACGCCCCAAACCTGCGCGGCGAGTTGAACGCCTACCAATTAATGAAAAACCACCGCTAACGTTGCGAGAACGAGAAATTAAGAAGGGAGTGGGGAGTAGGGAGTAGGGGAGAAGAGGCAGGGGTGCAGGGTGCAGGGTGCAGAGGGGAGAAGAGGCAGGGGTGCAGGGTGCAGGGTGCAGGGGGGAGAAGACGGTGGTAACTTCCCAATGACCAATGACTAATGACCAATGACTCATGACTAACCTTTGCTTAAATCCCTTAGATTAGAGTAAAGTAAACAAGTGTAAAGAAGTATCACTTTTCCCATACTCTTTTAAAACCACTTGTTCACTTCTACTGTCTATATTTATATAACAACGTCCATGCAGTCTTGTTTTTGGCGACGCACTCTGGTATCTATTGCTGTATTTTTCTTGGCTGGGTCAATGTGGGTAATGCACTCCCCCCCGGCACTGGCTTATGATAATCCTGATTTATTACCCAACTTTCAAACTCCAGTTATAGATTTAGCTAAAACTCTCACAGATATTCAAGAAGCAGAACTGATCACTGATTTAGAGCAATTTGAAGGTGAAACTGGCTGGAAACTGAGAGTCTTAACCCAGTTTGACCGCACCCCAGGTCGCGCAGTGATTAATTATTGGGGTTTAGATGATAAAAGTATTTTGCTAGTTGCTGATTCTCGTGGCGGTAACATTCTCAGCTTTAGTGTGGGGGATGCCGTTTATGAATTTCTCCCCCGGACTTTTTGGATAGAATTACAAACCCGTTTCGGAAATTTATATTTTGTCCGAGACGAAGGCGAAGACCAAGCCATTTTGCAAGCTTTAAGTTCAGTTAAAGGCTGTTTGCTTCAAGGTGGTTGCTCAGTGGTTCCTGGATTACCGAGGGAACAATGGATACTGACACTGATTACCTCAGTTGTGGGGGGAATAATTTGTGGTTTTGCCGCTCATCCCCAAAAAGAAGGACAGGTTTTTGCTTGGCAATGGGCTTTAATTTTTTCACCTTTGTGGGGAATTTTGTTTATTGCCTTCGGTATTGGCCCAGTTGTGACGCGCACCAGCGATTGGTTGCCTCTAGTTCGTAATATCTCTGGTTTTTTCATTGGGGCTTTAGTTGCCTTCTTGTCTCCGTTTTTGACTCGTTCTTCTTCTAATGCCGAGTCCTGAATTTATATGTGCTGAGTAAAAATCAAAATACTCAGCACTCAGCGTTCCTGAAGCTGATAAGCTGAAAGCTGGTATCTCAGGGCTGAATCGCAATGGAATGGCACGTAACCGATGCTCAAAGTTTAGCAATCATTGATAGTGAAATAGGTGATCATGTTTTTTCACCCGCAGAGTATGAGATTGTCCGGCGGGTGATATACGCTACGGCTGACTTTGAATATAAATCTCTGATTCACTTTTCTGAACGTGCTTTACAAGCTGGTGCAGCAGCTTTGGCGGCACGCACGACAATTGTGGTAGATGTGCCAATGGTACAGGTGGGTATTGCCCAGGATATTCAAAATACTTTTGCTAATCCAGTCTATTGCAGCCTGGAAACTGTCACACGCCCCCAAAAACAAAAATCTCGTGCTGCTTGGGGAATTGAAACTTTAGCCAAGCGTTACCCAGAGGGGATTTTTGTGGTGGGTCAAGCGCAAACAGCCCTGACTGCTTTGGTGGAGTTAATTGCATCTGAAGAAATTCAGCCGGCTTTGATAATTGCTACTCCAGTGGGTTTTGTGAATGCGGATAAGGCTAAGGAGAGTTTGCAAGACTCTCAAGTTCCTTACATCATCATTGACAGTCGCAAAGGTAATGCAGTTGTAGCATCTGCCATAGTTGATGGATTGGTAGATTTGGCTTGGCAAGCCTATGGACAGGAGAGAGTTAAAAATTAATAGTTCAAAGAATAAACGTAGACGCACTAGCGGCTTGCCGCAGGCTACCGCAGAGGCACAGAGAACACGGAGGAAAACGGAACACTGAGGCTGATTGTTTTAGAGGCCAATATTATGCTTCTTCCATTCTCTGGCGACGGCGGGGTGGTCTTTCCTGTTGGTTTTTACGCAAACGGCGACTAACTTCATTAAAAAAATCTCTTCGCAGATAAGGATAGTCATTCACCCACAAGTCATGACTGGGAATGTATACATCACTGAATTCTTCAATGCTGCTCAAATCAGAACGGTTCGACATGACGATCATTTCGGCAATTTGACCACGAACAATCACTTTGTGAGAGTTACGTAGTGGTGCTTGTAACTCTACGGTAAATCCTGTATTGTCTCCAACCTCTAAGTTGATGCGTTTTTCTCTATTTTCAACAATTACTAATTCTCCTTTGTTGTTAACGGTTTCCTGTTTTCCCATTAATTTGTCTGTAATCCACCAATCTAGAACTCGACCCCGGAAAAAGCCACTGTATTTATAACGGCGGCATTTTACATTTCTCATACTTGCCTGAAACACGGGATACCACAGCCAAAAAAAGGCACCCATGACTCCAATTAAAAATGTAACGGGGCCGAATTCTAGTCTCAACAGGACTTCCGCCAACAGAATGATCGCTATGGCGATGACAGAAATTAACAGTCGCTGCAAAAAGTTTGAAAATTTACCCGCGTAATACTGGTACTGCGCGCCAGTACCAATCAGGGGGATGAGTTGTTCAAATTTTTTCCGAGTCAGTGGAACTAACATAAGTGCTGATTTTGCCAGTTAAAGTATTTTTTCTAATCCATACACTAAGGACTTGAGCAGCGAGACTTTGCGAATTGCTAGCAGGACTCCTGGCATATAACAGGAGCGATCGCTTGTATCATGTCTTAATGTATAAATTTGACCGGGTGCGCCAAATATCACTTCTTGATGGGCTATGAGTCCCGGCAAGCGCACACTATGAATTCTAATGCCTTCTTCTGCTAAACTACCCCTGGCTCCTGGAATTTTTTCAGTTTCTTCTACAATAGCGGTGTTAAAAGGTTTACCAAGTTCTCCTAGTAATTGTGCGGTTTGAATCGCTGTCCCACTGGGAGCATCGGCTTTTTGGTTATGGTGGAGTTCAATAATTTCTACATGGTCGAAATATTGAGAAGCTGTGACTGCGGCTTGCTGTAACAGTACCATCCCAATGGAAAAGTTAGGAATAATTAGACAACCTGTACTAGCTTTTTCGGCAAAGTCGGCTAAGTTTTGGAGTTGTTCTGGACTTAAGCCTGTGGTTCCTACTACTGGACGAATCCCATAGGCGATCGCACTCCGCACATTATCATAAACTCCATCAGGGTGGGTAAAGTCTACCATCACCCCTGGAGGAGAGTTTCTATCGCCAGCTACATAACCCAGCATGGCTTCAAATTGGTTGGTAATCGGCACTTCTAAAGGTTCGCTTAAACCTGCCAATTCTCCAGCATCTTGGTCTTGATGTTCTGGACTGGTGTCAATTGCAGCCACTAAGTTTAAATCTGGGGCTTGGGCGATCGCTTTAATCACTTCGCGACCCATTTTGCCAGCCGCACCGTTTACAATAACTGGGATAAGAGCTTGATTTGTCATAATTCGTAATTCGTAATTCGTAATTCGTAATTCGTAGTTCGTAGTTTCGGGTGCGCGTAACATTACTCGAATACTGGCGACCAAATTTCGGCAATGTTCACTTCCCAACCGGGGAGTAAGTCGGGTAGGGTCAGCACATCACCATTTTGTAATCCTATTTTCTCACTAGAACGGTAAACTTCCATAGTTCTGGTTCTGGGGTCAATTAAAATGCCGATTTGAGTACCCAGGCTGATAAATTCTTGAATTTTTTCCCGGAGTTTATCTAAGGAATCGGTTTTAGATTTCACCTCAACTACTAAATCAGGGAGCAATTCGGCATAATCTTCTGTAGAACGCTTGAGCCTATCTGCTCGGATAAATGATACATCGGGAGCGCGTAAATCTTTGTTAGGTAGTCTAAAGCCGGCGCTGGAACCAGCTACACGTCCTAACTGCCGAGGTCTTACCCAATTCCTCAGCAACGCTGCAAATTCAGTTCCTACTTCTTCCGATTCGTAACCTGATGGACTCATAACAACTACGTTCCCGTCTACCAATTCCATGCGATAGTCAGGATGAGCTGCTTGCATTTTCTCTAAGTCTTGGACAGTGAGAGACATAAGACCTCCTGAAATACCTAAATATATCTTGGCATTTCTGGTGAAAGTCAGGCGAAGATAAAACTTGGAGAATTTTTGTGAATAAATATACAATTGTCACTTGCGTTAGTCAATAAGGTCACTGGTGTGATCTGAAATTCTCACGCAGATTATATGTGCAACTGCTATGAAAATGATTATCATTTAATTATGAGTATACCGATGATTACTGTTGTTGCTGGCCCCGCTGGTTGTGGCAAAACTACTTGGATTTGCCAACAGCTACGTAATACAGCTTCTGCGGAAAATGTAATTTATTTTAGCCCTGGAACTGGGAATGTCCCCATTGACCAGATTCGCCTGAGTGCGGAGTTTCCAGAGGTAAAAGTTTTTAGTGATGGCCAAGAAGTAGAATTTCTCAACCAGCTAGCAGGGGCTGAGACGATTTATATAGAATTAGGATTTTACTTAGAACTGAGAACAATTGAGCAAATTGTCGGAAATGTACCATATCAGTCTGTTGCAGTTTTACCGTCACAGCTGAAAGATTCGGAATATCACGCCTGGGCTGAAAAAATTGTCAAAGGGCTAGATATTGAGATTAATATCAGCCTAAATCAGATTTGGCGATCGCCTACTAATGGTCAAGTGATCGACGAAGATAGTTTAAATGAGTTTTGGTATGAACTATCTCACGGTGCTTATGGTACAGTCAGCCGTGCTAAGGGAATTTTTGATGTTGCTGATGGTAGGGCATTATACGCCGATTTTGTCGCGGGTGTACTGACAACAGACTTTCTGGAATTAGACTTACCACGCCACTTAGAAGGAAGACCACAGCGTTTCAGTGGTATTGAAACCTGGGGAGAAAACTTGGATGAGTCTGCTATTAGACAAACATTACAAGATTGCTATTTGTCAGATAGTGCGATCGCACAATACCAAGAACAAGTAAAACA
This Nodularia sp. LEGE 06071 DNA region includes the following protein-coding sequences:
- the dpdE gene encoding protein DpdE, yielding MIELGSLVQSQNNYLGIGKVTDISQPDVMVEYFCSGGQRLQKTLPLDSLSQVKLQPQTRCYISSPTQDTWLIGRICTWDEDAEMYQIDLPDKKTTIATEQEIYVRCNIPITDPIETLAMKGHETPYFHDKRLTFVKSLIKQRAISRGMRGLISANIELYPHQVEVVRRVLEDPIQRYLLADEVGLGKTIEAGAILRQFLLDEPKKGAVVLVPQYLLPQWRAELENKFYISHFGKRVVVLALEDVHRINQKANIGCLILDEAHHIAAMATSRDAAVRQRFESCKNLAHKSDRLLLLSATPVLNHEQDFLAMLHLLDPVTYKLHDLAGFRARVANCQEIGRFLLSFQDGANDTVLKTHLKELRKLFAEDEYLINQADNLEKSLKAKSTEKEQIIPAIRSHISETYRLHRRMLRNRRAAVEDVIFDRDVTPKEEYDLDERSLDLHELIEKWRTFAPKEQPYQQIFLLLFLASGTWLGILEQVINARLTGKTPSQLIPEFKENELRILTTTPKFSGEEEILQSCLKILRQPVDEGERTENLNTVLLNQLATYFKISASVRRNKPELITRIQHRIRRPIPGDVLPKIVVFTSFVQSGKQIVERLSHSFGAETIASHQLGEPREKVAENLTRFQNNPDCFILVCDRSGEEGLNLQFADCFIHFDLPWSPNQLEQRIGRFDRIGSKIGIQSYALLGPFLEDSTQNAWYQVLKNGFDIFERSIASLQFYVDEKLKELETALFQSGAAGLLAMISPIQQQITAETLKISEQTALDEIDILDENTTQYFQDLDDYDASHVEIKQAVEGWMCDALGFKSVNNPNSAEIKRYQPTTRTLVSLDELKTHFANNNTDQFGTYNRRIANQNSGTKLFRIGEGLVEALVSHINWDDRGKAFAVWRTDETWDATEGKEWFGFRFNFVVETHLEAVKQVLTTHKLDNSQFKTLKRRVDALFPPMLETIFVDGRSNPMSLVEDKSLLNILQRPYKDRNSDRSRDFNLAKERLGIIDAFVDAREWKNFCLQARSSSGELLLNHPDFIELHEQYAQVAEQKLNKKVEQLNLRLKRQNEDSALAEELQIESALSTAILDGIRQPQIRLDSVGFIVVSGHNPV
- a CDS encoding phosphate ABC transporter permease; its protein translation is MLVPLTRKKFEQLIPLIGTGAQYQYYAGKFSNFLQRLLISVIAIAIILLAEVLLRLEFGPVTFLIGVMGAFFWLWYPVFQASMRNVKCRRYKYSGFFRGRVLDWWITDKLMGKQETVNNKGELVIVENREKRINLEVGDNTGFTVELQAPLRNSHKVIVRGQIAEMIVMSNRSDLSSIEEFSDVYIPSHDLWVNDYPYLRRDFFNEVSRRLRKNQQERPPRRRQRMEEA
- a CDS encoding TPM domain-containing protein translates to MQSCFWRRTLVSIAVFFLAGSMWVMHSPPALAYDNPDLLPNFQTPVIDLAKTLTDIQEAELITDLEQFEGETGWKLRVLTQFDRTPGRAVINYWGLDDKSILLVADSRGGNILSFSVGDAVYEFLPRTFWIELQTRFGNLYFVRDEGEDQAILQALSSVKGCLLQGGCSVVPGLPREQWILTLITSVVGGIICGFAAHPQKEGQVFAWQWALIFSPLWGILFIAFGIGPVVTRTSDWLPLVRNISGFFIGALVAFLSPFLTRSSSNAES
- a CDS encoding precorrin-8X methylmutase, whose protein sequence is MEWHVTDAQSLAIIDSEIGDHVFSPAEYEIVRRVIYATADFEYKSLIHFSERALQAGAAALAARTTIVVDVPMVQVGIAQDIQNTFANPVYCSLETVTRPQKQKSRAAWGIETLAKRYPEGIFVVGQAQTALTALVELIASEEIQPALIIATPVGFVNADKAKESLQDSQVPYIIIDSRKGNAVVASAIVDGLVDLAWQAYGQERVKN
- a CDS encoding Uma2 family endonuclease encodes the protein MSLTVQDLEKMQAAHPDYRMELVDGNVVVMSPSGYESEEVGTEFAALLRNWVRPRQLGRVAGSSAGFRLPNKDLRAPDVSFIRADRLKRSTEDYAELLPDLVVEVKSKTDSLDKLREKIQEFISLGTQIGILIDPRTRTMEVYRSSEKIGLQNGDVLTLPDLLPGWEVNIAEIWSPVFE
- the dapB gene encoding 4-hydroxy-tetrahydrodipicolinate reductase → MTNQALIPVIVNGAAGKMGREVIKAIAQAPDLNLVAAIDTSPEHQDQDAGELAGLSEPLEVPITNQFEAMLGYVAGDRNSPPGVMVDFTHPDGVYDNVRSAIAYGIRPVVGTTGLSPEQLQNLADFAEKASTGCLIIPNFSIGMVLLQQAAVTASQYFDHVEIIELHHNQKADAPSGTAIQTAQLLGELGKPFNTAIVEETEKIPGARGSLAEEGIRIHSVRLPGLIAHQEVIFGAPGQIYTLRHDTSDRSCYMPGVLLAIRKVSLLKSLVYGLEKIL
- a CDS encoding GTP-binding protein, whose amino-acid sequence is MSIPMITVVAGPAGCGKTTWICQQLRNTASAENVIYFSPGTGNVPIDQIRLSAEFPEVKVFSDGQEVEFLNQLAGAETIYIELGFYLELRTIEQIVGNVPYQSVAVLPSQLKDSEYHAWAEKIVKGLDIEINISLNQIWRSPTNGQVIDEDSLNEFWYELSHGAYGTVSRAKGIFDVADGRALYADFVAGVLTTDFLELDLPRHLEGRPQRFSGIETWGENLDESAIRQTLQDCYLSDSAIAQYQEQVKQILTEETIQ
- a CDS encoding YtxH domain-containing protein, with the protein product MSNNRSGVFVGGFMLGATIGALTGLLVAPRTGRETRKILQKSANAIPDLAEDLSTSVQIQADRLSASAVRNWDDTLEKLQEAIAAGVDASQRESQNLKQQQAQNDSDSLSQQL